A genomic window from Salvelinus alpinus chromosome 10, SLU_Salpinus.1, whole genome shotgun sequence includes:
- the LOC139533057 gene encoding zinc finger protein 664-like isoform X3, whose protein sequence is MASVKLEDCSQTLELNVNIKDEEEQEKIRTTVSHGDHVETFSTSREQQQEDHRANHCPHCEEIFPILSKLKLHLKIHTGENLYSCTDCGKSFTTSRALKLHQRVHTGEKPYYCSYCGKCFTTSSELTVHQRTHTGEKPYICSDCGKSFSHLCNFKAHQRIHSGEKPYSCSDCGKSFSRLYTLKSHGRTHTGKKPYSCSDCGKSFSHQGSFKAHQRIHTGEKPYSCFDCGKSFSQQSNLKTHQRIHTGEKPYYCSDCGKSFSQESNLKTHQRIHKGEKPRHFSQTS, encoded by the exons atggcatcagtgaagctggaggactgcagtcaaacactggagctgaatgttaacattaaagatgaagaagagCAGGAGAAGATTAGGACAACTGTTAGTCATG gagaccaTGTTGAGACATTCTCTACATCCAGAGAGCAACAGCAGGAAGATCACAGAGCTAACCACTGCCCACATTGTGAGGAGATTTTCCCAATTCTATCAAAGCTAAAATTACACCTAAaaatacacactggagagaatcTGTATTCCTgtactgactgtgggaagagcttcacaACATCAAGGGCTCTGAAACTTCATCAGAGAgtgcacactggagagaagccttactactGCTCGTACTGTGGAAAATGTTTTACAACATCATCTGAGCTAacagttcatcagagaacacacactggagaaaagccttacatctgctctgactgtgggaagagtttctccCACCTGTGTAACTTTAAAGCACACCAACGTATACATTCAGGAGAGAAGccatactcctgctctgactgtgggaaaagttTCTCCCGATTGTATACCTTAAAGTCACATGGGCGTACCCATACAGGAAAGAAGCCTTACTCCtgttctgactgtgggaagagtttttcccACCAGGGTAGCTTTAAAGCACAccaacgtatacacacaggagagaagccatacTCTTGCtttgactgtgggaagagtttctctcAACAGAGCAACTTAAAAACACAccaacgtatacacacaggagagaagccttactactgctctgactgtgggaagagtttctctcAAGAGAGCAACTTAAAAACACACCAACGTATACATAAAGGAGAGAAGCCTCGTCACTTCTCTCAGACCAGCTGA
- the LOC139533057 gene encoding zinc finger protein ZFP2-like isoform X1, protein MKSAELCSEDDSACVRFKSITKGRLRLSLRAVTSTVRTNPACLSPSTLSPNLQSLGPDCDSGAQFAPQDPEMASVKLEDCSQTLELNVNIKDEEEDEEIGKSVSHGDRVETCSTSRETQQEDHRAKRSHHCPHCEENFPIQLKLKVHLKIHTGDNLYSCTDCGKRFTTSRALTLHQRVHTGEKPYSCSYCGKCFTTSSELTVHQRTHTGEKPYICSDCGKSFSHLCNFKAHQRIHAGEKPFSCSDCGKSFSQQNHLKSHQRIHTGEKPYFCSDCRKSFSHLCNFKAHQRIHAGEKPFSCSDCGKSFSQQNHLKSHQRIHTGEKPYYCSDCGKSFSRLDTLKSHERIHTGTKRYYCSDCRKSFSHQVILKKHQRLHTGEKPYSCCDCGKCFTTSSDLKVHQRTHTGEKPYICSDCGKSFSQQNHLKTHQRIHTGEKPYYCSVCEKSFSQESNLKTHQRIHTGEKPYYCSDCGKSYSQESNLKTHQRQHKGEIPHQFSQTG, encoded by the exons ATGAAGTCTGCGGAACTGTGCTCTGAAGACGATAGCGCGTGTGTCCGTTTCAAAAGTATTACTAAAG GCCGACTCAGATTAAGTCTGAGGGCGGTAACATCAACAGTGAGGAcaaacccagcctgcctctctccttccacactgagtccaaacctacagtcactgggtcctgattgtgacagtggagcccagtttgcaccgcaggatccagagatggcatcagtgaagctggaagactgcagtcaaacactggagctgaatgtcaacattaaagatgaagaagaggatgaggagatTGGGAAATCTGTTTCTCATG GAGACCGTGTTGAGACATGCTCTACATCCAGAGAGACACAGCAGGAAGATCACAGAGCTAAGAGGTCTCACCACTGCCCACATTGTGAGGAGAATTTTCCAATTCAATTAAAGCTAAAAGTACACTtaaaaatacacacaggagacaatctgtattcctgtactgactgtgggaagagattcacaacATCAAGGGCTCTGACACTTCATCAGAGAgtgcacacaggagagaagccttactcctgctcgtACTGTGGAAAATGCTTCACAACATCATCTGAGTTAacagttcatcagagaacacacactggagaaaagCCTTAtatctgctctgactgtgggaagagtttctccCACCTGTGTAACTTTAAAGCACACCAACGTATACATGCAGGAGAGAAGCCgttctcctgctctgactgtgggaagagtttctctcAACAGAACCATTTAAAATCACAccaacgtatacacacaggagagaagccttacttctgcTCTGACTGTAGGAAGAGTTTCTCCCACCTGTGTAACTTTAAAGCACACCAACGTATACATGCAGGAGAGAAGCCgttctcctgctctgactgtgggaagagtttctctcAACAGAACCATTTAAAATCACAccaacgtatacacacaggagagaagccttactactgctctgactgtgggaagagtttctctcGATTGGATACCTTAAaatcacatgaacgtatacatacaggaACGAAGCGTTACTACTGCTCTGACTGTAGGAAGAGTTTCTCCCACCAGGTTATCTTAAAAAAACACCAACgtctacacacaggagagaagccttactcctgctgtGACTGTGGAAAATGCTTCACAACATCATCTGATCTAAAAgttcaccagagaacacacactggagaaaagccttacatctgctctgactgtgggaagagtttctctcaacagaaccatttaaaaacacaccaacgtatacacacaggagagaagccttactactGCTCTGTCTGTGAGAAGAGTTTCTCTCAAGAGAGCAACTTAAAAACACAccaacgtatacacacaggagagaagccttactactgctctgactgtgggaagagttacTCTCAAGAGAGCAACTTAAAAACACACCAACGTCAACATAAAGGAGAGATACCTCATCAGTTCTCTCAGACCGGATAA
- the LOC139533057 gene encoding zinc finger protein 135-like isoform X2, with protein MASVKLEDCSQTLELNVNIKDEEEDEEIGKSVSHGDRVETCSTSRETQQEDHRAKRSHHCPHCEENFPIQLKLKVHLKIHTGDNLYSCTDCGKRFTTSRALTLHQRVHTGEKPYSCSYCGKCFTTSSELTVHQRTHTGEKPYICSDCGKSFSHLCNFKAHQRIHAGEKPFSCSDCGKSFSQQNHLKSHQRIHTGEKPYFCSDCRKSFSHLCNFKAHQRIHAGEKPFSCSDCGKSFSQQNHLKSHQRIHTGEKPYYCSDCGKSFSRLDTLKSHERIHTGTKRYYCSDCRKSFSHQVILKKHQRLHTGEKPYSCCDCGKCFTTSSDLKVHQRTHTGEKPYICSDCGKSFSQQNHLKTHQRIHTGEKPYYCSVCEKSFSQESNLKTHQRIHTGEKPYYCSDCGKSYSQESNLKTHQRQHKGEIPHQFSQTG; from the exons atggcatcagtgaagctggaagactgcagtcaaacactggagctgaatgtcaacattaaagatgaagaagaggatgaggagatTGGGAAATCTGTTTCTCATG GAGACCGTGTTGAGACATGCTCTACATCCAGAGAGACACAGCAGGAAGATCACAGAGCTAAGAGGTCTCACCACTGCCCACATTGTGAGGAGAATTTTCCAATTCAATTAAAGCTAAAAGTACACTtaaaaatacacacaggagacaatctgtattcctgtactgactgtgggaagagattcacaacATCAAGGGCTCTGACACTTCATCAGAGAgtgcacacaggagagaagccttactcctgctcgtACTGTGGAAAATGCTTCACAACATCATCTGAGTTAacagttcatcagagaacacacactggagaaaagCCTTAtatctgctctgactgtgggaagagtttctccCACCTGTGTAACTTTAAAGCACACCAACGTATACATGCAGGAGAGAAGCCgttctcctgctctgactgtgggaagagtttctctcAACAGAACCATTTAAAATCACAccaacgtatacacacaggagagaagccttacttctgcTCTGACTGTAGGAAGAGTTTCTCCCACCTGTGTAACTTTAAAGCACACCAACGTATACATGCAGGAGAGAAGCCgttctcctgctctgactgtgggaagagtttctctcAACAGAACCATTTAAAATCACAccaacgtatacacacaggagagaagccttactactgctctgactgtgggaagagtttctctcGATTGGATACCTTAAaatcacatgaacgtatacatacaggaACGAAGCGTTACTACTGCTCTGACTGTAGGAAGAGTTTCTCCCACCAGGTTATCTTAAAAAAACACCAACgtctacacacaggagagaagccttactcctgctgtGACTGTGGAAAATGCTTCACAACATCATCTGATCTAAAAgttcaccagagaacacacactggagaaaagccttacatctgctctgactgtgggaagagtttctctcaacagaaccatttaaaaacacaccaacgtatacacacaggagagaagccttactactGCTCTGTCTGTGAGAAGAGTTTCTCTCAAGAGAGCAACTTAAAAACACAccaacgtatacacacaggagagaagccttactactgctctgactgtgggaagagttacTCTCAAGAGAGCAACTTAAAAACACACCAACGTCAACATAAAGGAGAGATACCTCATCAGTTCTCTCAGACCGGATAA